In Lates calcarifer isolate ASB-BC8 linkage group LG23, TLL_Latcal_v3, whole genome shotgun sequence, a single genomic region encodes these proteins:
- the LOC108899055 gene encoding carbohydrate sulfotransferase 15 has product MTQMDYKYSLLGSAVDNYRKRPLLLQVDDTPMNLFAVLEVKRELPRRWSTLGCFRKIRLYSFLFGLAVTFLIMASYILTGDKKGLLLTPSPYHFSSLVSPGPFAFNLSSVKDYAHIKLVVKSITSKVEFRSSRQMPELKSLVNSEPHLFSVIPRKFLSGVKNPCWYEEYTGNITSDPYRTNLYARYSRRFRTVFQHLRNTFREHLFHHDGKLYRMRCLPYFYIIGQPKCGTTDLYDRLRLHPDVKFTTFKEPHWWTRKRFGIIRLSEGFHDRYPVEDYLDLFDQAAYQIQGNLTANASGSPGKPDIIIGEASASTMWDNNAWVYFYDNTTEGEPPFLIQDFVHALQPDARFIVMLRDPVERLYSDYLYFGIANKSAEDFHEKVSESLQLFEGCLTEYTMRSCVYNTTVNNAMPVRLQVGLYIVYLMDWLTVFSRKQILVLRLEDHASNRKYTMHKVFDFLNLGPLSKEIESEITRSPASNTRRPADKNLGPMLPITKEILRDFYTPFNEKLAKVLRNDSFLWENNSKL; this is encoded by the exons ATGACGCAGATGGACTACAAATACAGCCTGCTGGGCTCAGCAGTGGACAACTACCGCAAGAGGCCGTTGCTCCTCCAGGTGGACGACACGCCCATGAACCTGTTCGCAGTCCTGGAGGTTAAACGGGAGCTGCCGAGGCGCTGGAGCACCCTGGGCTGCTTCCGCAAGATCCGTCTCTACAGCTTCCTTTTCGGCCTGGCCGTCACGTTCCTCATCATGGCTTCGTACATTCTGACAGGAGACAAGAAGggcctcctcctcaccccttcCCCTTACCACTTCAGCAGCCTGGTCAGCCCGGGACCTTTTGCCTTCAACCTCTCCTCAGTCAAGGACTATGCACATATTAAACTAGTGGTCAAGTCTATCACATCCAAGGTGGAGTTTCGCAGCAGTCGACAGATGCCAGAGCTTAAGTCACTGGTTAACAGTGAACCACAT TTGTTTTCTGTTATCCCCCGCAAATTCCTGTCTGGTGTCAAGAACCCCTGCTGGTATGAGGAATACACTGGGAATATCACCTCGGACCCATACAGGACAAACTTGTACGCGCGCTACTCGAGGCGCTTCCGGACTGTGTTTCAGCACTTGAGGAACACTTTCAGAGAGCACTTGTTTCACCACGATGGGAAACTCTACCGCATGCGTTGCCTTCCTTATTTCTATATCATTGGCCAGCCAAAGTGCGGCACCACTGACCTGTATGACAGACTGAGGCTTCACCCAGATGTCAAGTTCACCACTTTCAAAGAGCCACACTGGTGGACCCGCAAGAGGTTTG GTATCATTCGTCTCAGCGAGGGCTTCCATGATCGATACCCAGTGGAAGACTATCTGGACTTGTTCGATCAGGCTGCTTACCAAATCCAGGGCAACCTCACAGCAAATGCCAGCGGAAGCCCCGGCAAACCTGACATCATTATAG GAGAAGCCAGCGCGTCCACAATGTGGGATAACAACGCCTGGGTGTATTTCTATGACAACACCACAGAGGGAGAGCCTCCCTTCCTCATCCAGGACTTCGTTCACGCCCTGCAGCCTGATGCCCGCTTCATCGTTATGCTCAGGGACCCAGTGGAAAG GCTATACTCTGACTACCTTTACTTTGGTATTGCCAACAAGTCTGCAGAGGATTTCCACGAGAAGGTGTCAGAGTCACTGCAGTTATTCGAGGGGTGCCTTACGGAGTACACAATGCGCTCCTGTGTGTACAACACTACTGTCAACAATGCCATGCCA GTCAGATTGCAAGTTGGCCTGTACATTGTGTACTTGATGGACTGGCTGACCGTCTTCAGCAGGAAACAGATTCTGGTTCTGAGGTTGGAGGACCATGCCTCTAACAGGAAATACACAATGCACAAAGTCTTTGATTTCCTTAACCTGG gaCCACTGTCAAAAGAGATAGAGTCAGAGATCAcaagaagtccagcatcaaacaCCAGGAGGCCAGCTGACAAAAACCTGGGACCCATGCTGCCCATAACTAAAGAGATCCTGCGGGATTTTTACACACCGTTCAATGAAAAGTTGGCCAAAGTGCTGCGCAATGACTCTTTCCTCTGGGAGAATAACTCTAAACTTTGA